From one Sylvia atricapilla isolate bSylAtr1 chromosome 21, bSylAtr1.pri, whole genome shotgun sequence genomic stretch:
- the LOC136370513 gene encoding glycine receptor subunit alpha-4 isoform X2, with protein sequence MGALRAGALAFLLLLLLGCLLPRRGPLRLVSGREEIKAGSRSSPKPMSPSDFLDKLMGRTSGYDARIRPNFKGPPVNVTCNIFINSFGSVTETTMDYRVNVFLRQQWNDPRLAYREYPDDSLDLDPSMLDSIWKPDLFFANEKGANFHEVTTDNKLLRIFKNGNVLYSIRLTLILSCPMDLKNFPMDIQTCTMQLESFGYTMNDLIFEWLEEQEAVQVAEGLTLPQFILRDEKDLGYCTKYYNTGKFTCIEVKFHLERQMGYYLIQMYIPSLLIVILSWVSFWINMDAAPARVGLGITTVLTMTTQSAGSRASLPKVSYVKAIDIWMAVCLLFVFAALLEYAAVNFVSRQHKEFMRLRRRQRRQRMEEELSRESRFYLRGYGLGQCLQAKEGAVEAPGVYSPPLASAVLREGESLRRRYIDRAKRIDTISRAVFPFTFLVFNIFYWVVYKVLRSEDIHLVP encoded by the exons GCTGGTCTCAGGGCGGGAGGAGATTAAAGCTGGTTCCCGAAGCTCACCCAAGCCCATGTCCCCCTCGGATTTCCTGGACAAGCTTATGGGACGAACCTCAGGCTATGACGCCCGCATTCGACCCAACTTCAAAG GTCCACCCGTCAACGTGACGTGCAACATCTTCATCAACAGCTTTGGCTCCGTCACCGAGACCACCATG gacTACCGTGTGAACGTGTTCCTGCGGCAGCAGTGGAACGACCCCCGGCTGGCTTACCGCGAGTACCCCGACGACTCCCTCGACCTCGACCCCTCCATGCTCGACTCCATCTGGAAGCCAGACTTGTTCTTTGCCAACGAGAAAGGGGCCAATTTTCACGAGGTCACCACCGACAACAAGCTCCTGCGCATCTTCAAGAATGGCAATGTACTCTACAGCATTAG gctgaCACTGATCCTGTCCTGCCCCATGGACCTCAAGAACTTCCCCATGGACATCCAGACATGCACCATGCAGCTGGAGAGTT TTGGCTACACTATGAACGACCTCATCTTCGAgtggctggaggagcaggaggccgTGCAGGTGGCAGAGGGCTTGACACTCCCGCAGTTCATCCTCAGGGATGAGAAGGACCTGGGCTATTGCACCAAGTACTACAACACAG GCAAGTTCACCTGCATCGAGGTGAAGTTCCACCTGGAGAGGCAGATGGGTTACTACCTGATCCAGATGTACATCCCCAGCCTACTCATTGTCATCCTCTCCTGGGTCTCCTTCTGGATCAACATGGATGCGGCGCCAGCCCGGGTGGGCTTGGGCATCACTACGGTGCTCACCATGACCACACAGAGTGCCGGCTCCCGCGCCTCCCTGCCCAAG GTGTCCTATGTGAAGGCCATTGACATCTGGATGGCCGTCTGCCTGCTCTTTGTCTTCGCTGCCCTGCTGGAGTACGCGGCCGTCAACTTTGTCTCCCGCCAGCACAAGGAGTTCATGCGCCTGCGTCGCCGCCAGCGACGGCAGAGGATG GAGGAAGAGCTCAGCCGTGAGAGCCGCTTCTACCTGCGAGGCTACGGGCTGGGGCAGTGTCTGCAGGCCAaggagggagctgtggaggCCCCCGGTGTGTACAGTCCCCCGCTGGCCAGCGCCGTGCTGCGGGAAGGGGAGAGCCTCCGCAGGCGCTACATCGACCGCGCCAAACGCATCGACACCATCTCCAGAGCCGTCTTCCCCTTCACCTTCCTGGTCTTCAACATCTTCTACTGGGTCGTTTACAAAGTGCTGCGCTCAGAGGACATCCACTTGGTGCCCTGA
- the LOC136370513 gene encoding glycine receptor subunit alpha-4 isoform X1, whose product MGALRAGALAFLLLLLLGCLLPRRGPLRLVSGREEIKAGSRSSPKPMSPSDFLDKLMGRTSGYDARIRPNFKGPPVNVTCNIFINSFGSVTETTMDYRVNVFLRQQWNDPRLAYREYPDDSLDLDPSMLDSIWKPDLFFANEKGANFHEVTTDNKLLRIFKNGNVLYSIRLTLILSCPMDLKNFPMDIQTCTMQLESFGYTMNDLIFEWLEEQEAVQVAEGLTLPQFILRDEKDLGYCTKYYNTGKFTCIEVKFHLERQMGYYLIQMYIPSLLIVILSWVSFWINMDAAPARVGLGITTVLTMTTQSAGSRASLPKVSYVKAIDIWMAVCLLFVFAALLEYAAVNFVSRQHKEFMRLRRRQRRQRMGLSSGTASLESLRQLSSRHSSEHTYATLSQLSSSREEELSRESRFYLRGYGLGQCLQAKEGAVEAPGVYSPPLASAVLREGESLRRRYIDRAKRIDTISRAVFPFTFLVFNIFYWVVYKVLRSEDIHLVP is encoded by the exons GCTGGTCTCAGGGCGGGAGGAGATTAAAGCTGGTTCCCGAAGCTCACCCAAGCCCATGTCCCCCTCGGATTTCCTGGACAAGCTTATGGGACGAACCTCAGGCTATGACGCCCGCATTCGACCCAACTTCAAAG GTCCACCCGTCAACGTGACGTGCAACATCTTCATCAACAGCTTTGGCTCCGTCACCGAGACCACCATG gacTACCGTGTGAACGTGTTCCTGCGGCAGCAGTGGAACGACCCCCGGCTGGCTTACCGCGAGTACCCCGACGACTCCCTCGACCTCGACCCCTCCATGCTCGACTCCATCTGGAAGCCAGACTTGTTCTTTGCCAACGAGAAAGGGGCCAATTTTCACGAGGTCACCACCGACAACAAGCTCCTGCGCATCTTCAAGAATGGCAATGTACTCTACAGCATTAG gctgaCACTGATCCTGTCCTGCCCCATGGACCTCAAGAACTTCCCCATGGACATCCAGACATGCACCATGCAGCTGGAGAGTT TTGGCTACACTATGAACGACCTCATCTTCGAgtggctggaggagcaggaggccgTGCAGGTGGCAGAGGGCTTGACACTCCCGCAGTTCATCCTCAGGGATGAGAAGGACCTGGGCTATTGCACCAAGTACTACAACACAG GCAAGTTCACCTGCATCGAGGTGAAGTTCCACCTGGAGAGGCAGATGGGTTACTACCTGATCCAGATGTACATCCCCAGCCTACTCATTGTCATCCTCTCCTGGGTCTCCTTCTGGATCAACATGGATGCGGCGCCAGCCCGGGTGGGCTTGGGCATCACTACGGTGCTCACCATGACCACACAGAGTGCCGGCTCCCGCGCCTCCCTGCCCAAG GTGTCCTATGTGAAGGCCATTGACATCTGGATGGCCGTCTGCCTGCTCTTTGTCTTCGCTGCCCTGCTGGAGTACGCGGCCGTCAACTTTGTCTCCCGCCAGCACAAGGAGTTCATGCGCCTGCGTCGCCGCCAGCGACGGCAGAGGATG GGCCTGAGCAGCGGCACGGCCAGCCTGGAATCCCTGCGGCAGCTGAGCAGCCGGCACAGCAGCGAGCACACCTACGCGACGCTCTCACAGCTCTCCAGCTCCCGG GAGGAAGAGCTCAGCCGTGAGAGCCGCTTCTACCTGCGAGGCTACGGGCTGGGGCAGTGTCTGCAGGCCAaggagggagctgtggaggCCCCCGGTGTGTACAGTCCCCCGCTGGCCAGCGCCGTGCTGCGGGAAGGGGAGAGCCTCCGCAGGCGCTACATCGACCGCGCCAAACGCATCGACACCATCTCCAGAGCCGTCTTCCCCTTCACCTTCCTGGTCTTCAACATCTTCTACTGGGTCGTTTACAAAGTGCTGCGCTCAGAGGACATCCACTTGGTGCCCTGA